In the Marinilabiliales bacterium genome, AACCTTATGATAACCACCGCCTCCCAGCAGGCCCTTGACCTGCTGCCAAAGATCTTTATTGACCCGGGAGACAAAATAATATGCGGACTGCCATCATATCTCGGAGGCATCAGTGCATTTGGTTTCTATGGTGCCAGGATGGAGGGTGTCAAGCTGGACAGCCATGGAATGAGGGCAGACATGCTGGAGGAGAAGCTTAAAAAAATGAAGGCCTTTGGAGAAAAACCAAAGTTCATCTATACAATACCCGATTTCCAGAACCCGGCAGGCATAACAATGCCTGAGTCCAGGAGAAATGAGATAATCGATATCGCCAGGATCTATGACGTCCTGATAGTTGAAGACAGCCCCTACAGGGAGCTACGGTTTGAAGGCGAACACCAGAAAATGATTTACGCACTTGACAATAGCGGCCAGGTCATTTCACTGGGAACCTTTTCGAAAATACTTGCTCCCGGGTTTCGTATAGGCTGGGTTATTGCTCACGAGACAATTATAGACAAGCTGGTAACAGCCAAACAGACTGCCGACCTTTGCACATCACCATTTGTGCAAAAGATAGCTGCAAGATATCTGGAAACCGGCATCTTTGACAGGCATATTGAGAAAATAAAAGATATGTACCGGGAAAAACGGGACACAATGCTTGAAGCTCTGAAAGAGCACATGCCGGAAGGTGTGTCATGGACTGAACCGGAGGGCGGTCTCTTTCTTTTTGTTACACTGCCTGCACATATGGATTCCGAAAAGCTCTTCATGCAGGCTATTGAAGAGAAAGTGGCTTTTGTCCTGGGACATGTTTTTTATTGTGACGGAAGCGGCCGGAATACTATGAGGCTGAACTTCTCATTTCCCTCAAAAGAGATGAATGTTGAAGGGATAAAGAGACTTGCAAGAGCCATAAGAAAGAACCTTTAGCTATGCTGACAACCTGCCTTTACAATACATTTAGTGCTAATTAAGATAACCCGGTCAGAAGGGATGAGACTTTCTGTGATCATCGTAAGCTACAACGTGAAAAACCTGCTGGAGGCCTGTCTCAGGTCGGTATTTGCTGCCGCTGAAGGATTGGAATCAGAGGTTTTTGTAGTTGACAATAATTCTGCCGATAATTCGGCAGGTATGGTTGCGGAGAAGTTCCCCCAGGTAAAGCTTATAGCCAATCAGACTAATTACGGATTCTCAAAAGCAAATAATCAGGCGCTGGAACAGGCAAGCGGTGAATATGTGCTGTTTCTGAATCCTGACACACTCGTAGAGCAGGACACATTACGAATATGTGTCGGTTTTATGGATGCAAAACCTTCAGCAGGGGCAATGGGTGTAAAAATGGTTGACGGGGCGGGCAGGTATCTTCCCGAATCAAAAAGGGCCGTTCCCACACCACTGGTTGCCTTCTACAAAATCAGCGGGCTCGCAGCCCTGTTCCCAAAATCTGAGAAATTTGGCAAATATTATTTCGGACATCTTGACAGGGACAAAACACACAGGATAGAGGTACTTACGGGCGCCTTCTTTTTTGCACGAAAAGAAGCTCTTGATAAAACCGGCTGGTTTGACGAATCATTCTTCATGTACGGTGAAGATATTGATCTCTCGTGCAGGCTTTTGAAAAACAATTATGAGATATATTATCATCCGGCAACAAAAATAGTTCACTATAAAGGAGAAAGTACCCGTAAATCCAGCATTAATTACGTACTGGTGTTTTACCGTGCAATGGCAATCTATGCCAAGAAGCATTTCAGGGCTCCGGGAACCTCGCTGCTTGTCATCCTGCTTTTTATTGCCATCTATTCGCGTGCCGGTCTGTCAATAATCAAAAGGGTTGCCGGTAAGCTAGCTATGCCACTGGCAGACTCTGCCTGCATTTATGCCGGGTACATTGTCATTGAACCCGGAATTCGTGAGCTTACCGGATCATGGGGTGCCGGTTATCCCGACGAAAACCCTCTAATACTTGTTCCTGCACTTATTATAATCTGGATAAGCTCAATAATGCTGTCGGGAGGTTATAAAAGTCCAGTCACAATTGGGGGAGGAATCAGGGGTATCTTTTATGGAAGTCTGGCTATCCTTCTTGTATATGCCATGCTCAACGCTGACTGGTACTTCAAGCTGGCTACCATTATCCCCCTGGCATTATGGGGCCTTGCAGGCACAATAATTGTAAGATCATTTGTCCATGCAGTTAACAAGCGGAAACAGAAGCACAGGTCATTTTTCCCCTGACCTTAAACAAATAAACACTATATGTGTTGAATAACCTGTAACATTAACGGTCATGGCAAATATTGAAATAGTTTTGCCCTCAATGGGTGAAGGGATAATAGAGGCTACAATAACCCGCTGGCTTGTTGCTGAGGGTGACCAGGTTGAAGAAGACCAACCTGTTGTTGAGATAGCAACCGACAAGGT is a window encoding:
- a CDS encoding PLP-dependent aminotransferase family protein encodes the protein MVSDLNKVFNRQISSQKKSAIREVLKLTQRPDIISFAGGLPSPESFPVEHLRKIVCELFDSDDASMALQYGTTEGDNRLRELLVERYREQGLDIGLENLMITTASQQALDLLPKIFIDPGDKIICGLPSYLGGISAFGFYGARMEGVKLDSHGMRADMLEEKLKKMKAFGEKPKFIYTIPDFQNPAGITMPESRRNEIIDIARIYDVLIVEDSPYRELRFEGEHQKMIYALDNSGQVISLGTFSKILAPGFRIGWVIAHETIIDKLVTAKQTADLCTSPFVQKIAARYLETGIFDRHIEKIKDMYREKRDTMLEALKEHMPEGVSWTEPEGGLFLFVTLPAHMDSEKLFMQAIEEKVAFVLGHVFYCDGSGRNTMRLNFSFPSKEMNVEGIKRLARAIRKNL
- a CDS encoding glycosyltransferase, producing MRLSVIIVSYNVKNLLEACLRSVFAAAEGLESEVFVVDNNSADNSAGMVAEKFPQVKLIANQTNYGFSKANNQALEQASGEYVLFLNPDTLVEQDTLRICVGFMDAKPSAGAMGVKMVDGAGRYLPESKRAVPTPLVAFYKISGLAALFPKSEKFGKYYFGHLDRDKTHRIEVLTGAFFFARKEALDKTGWFDESFFMYGEDIDLSCRLLKNNYEIYYHPATKIVHYKGESTRKSSINYVLVFYRAMAIYAKKHFRAPGTSLLVILLFIAIYSRAGLSIIKRVAGKLAMPLADSACIYAGYIVIEPGIRELTGSWGAGYPDENPLILVPALIIIWISSIMLSGGYKSPVTIGGGIRGIFYGSLAILLVYAMLNADWYFKLATIIPLALWGLAGTIIVRSFVHAVNKRKQKHRSFFP